In Bacillus cereus ATCC 14579, a single window of DNA contains:
- a CDS encoding response regulator transcription factor produces the protein MNKNILIIDDDKEIVELLAVYLRNEGYNIYKAYDGDEALQKVSTYEVDLMILDIMMPKRNGLEVCQEVRENNTVPILMLSAKAEDMDKILGLMTGADDYMIKPFNPLELVARVKALLRRSSFQNATSQKNEDGIIRIRSVEIHKHNHTVKVNGEYIKLTSIEFDILYLLASNTGRVFSSEEIFERVWNEDGYGSNKTVMVHISNLRDKLETVINGEKFIHTVWGVGYKIEK, from the coding sequence ATGAATAAAAATATATTAATTATTGATGATGATAAAGAAATTGTTGAATTACTTGCTGTTTATTTGCGAAATGAAGGCTATAACATTTATAAAGCTTATGATGGCGATGAAGCATTGCAAAAGGTTTCTACATATGAAGTTGACCTTATGATTTTGGATATTATGATGCCAAAACGAAACGGATTAGAAGTTTGTCAGGAAGTGCGTGAAAATAATACTGTACCAATTCTAATGCTTAGTGCAAAAGCAGAAGATATGGATAAAATATTAGGCCTTATGACAGGTGCTGATGATTATATGATCAAACCATTCAATCCATTAGAATTAGTAGCTAGAGTGAAAGCTTTATTACGAAGATCCTCTTTCCAAAATGCTACTTCGCAAAAGAATGAAGATGGTATTATTCGTATTCGCTCTGTTGAAATACACAAACATAATCATACAGTTAAAGTAAATGGAGAGTACATTAAACTAACCTCTATTGAATTCGATATTTTATATTTACTTGCGAGTAATACAGGAAGAGTATTTAGTTCAGAAGAAATTTTCGAACGCGTTTGGAATGAAGATGGTTATGGTTCAAATAAGACGGTAATGGTCCATATTAGCAACTTACGAGATAAACTTGAAACAGTAATAAATGGAGAAAAATTTATTCATACTGTTTGGGGAGTTGGCTATAAAATTGAGAAATGA
- the mtnN gene encoding 5'-methylthioadenosine/S-adenosylhomocysteine nucleosidase, whose protein sequence is MTIGEVKRVMKRIAIVSAWEPELTYLHQHYPSERVEKRAAWEFHFHTINELEIISVVTGVGKVSCASCVQLLISEFQPDELFMTGICGSLSNKVKNGHIVVALNAIQHDVTAAGSGEDVFNLYNGRTAPIETTKSLVRRIKKIRSYDPIHFGTFLSGDQRIRSSEMRYLLHTVYGALAVDQEVAAFAYVCQINKKPFLCLKAASDQANDKTKEEQKIFKMLACERACEHLIAFLRVYEINVVNNR, encoded by the coding sequence ATGACAATAGGGGAAGTGAAGCGTGTAATGAAACGTATTGCAATTGTATCTGCATGGGAACCAGAACTGACGTATTTGCATCAACATTATCCGAGTGAACGTGTTGAAAAAAGAGCAGCTTGGGAATTTCATTTTCATACTATTAATGAGCTGGAAATTATATCAGTTGTTACTGGTGTCGGTAAAGTAAGCTGCGCTAGTTGTGTACAATTGTTAATTAGTGAGTTTCAGCCAGATGAGTTGTTTATGACAGGAATATGCGGAAGTTTATCAAACAAGGTGAAAAACGGTCATATTGTAGTGGCACTAAACGCAATACAACACGATGTTACTGCAGCTGGCTCAGGGGAAGATGTTTTTAATTTATATAACGGTAGAACAGCACCTATTGAAACAACAAAATCACTTGTAAGAAGAATAAAAAAAATACGATCATATGATCCAATACATTTCGGTACATTTTTATCCGGAGATCAACGTATTCGTAGTTCAGAAATGAGATATTTACTCCATACCGTATATGGAGCATTGGCAGTTGATCAAGAAGTAGCAGCTTTCGCCTATGTGTGTCAAATAAATAAAAAACCATTTCTCTGTTTAAAAGCTGCTTCAGATCAAGCAAATGATAAAACGAAAGAAGAACAAAAAATCTTTAAAATGCTAGCATGCGAAAGAGCATGTGAGCATTTAATTGCCTTTTTACGTGTTTATGAGATTAATGTAGTAAATAATAGATAG
- a CDS encoding DUF3956 domain-containing protein — translation MDSCVVFVNGQPFLVLSVAGIEIARLEISLQVALALRVLGIPICD, via the coding sequence ATGGATAGTTGCGTTGTATTTGTAAACGGACAACCTTTTTTAGTTCTTTCAGTAGCTGGTATTGAAATTGCTAGATTAGAGATTTCCCTTCAAGTAGCATTAGCTCTAAGAGTACTTGGGATACCAATCTGTGATTAA
- a CDS encoding M4 family metallopeptidase has protein sequence MGNKKEIAIVALTTGFVLTSVTPYGVGHAEETGQMQVEIQEDSFRTGDLTQPSKKAPENVVKDALKENTEHALSPKQVSAETGVDYKVLQKRGSYDGTTLVRMQQIYEGKEVYGHQLTAHVDKKGIIKSISGASAQNLTQEDLKKPINLSKEEAKQYIYKKYGNDTKFISEPEVKAVIFVDENHGQASNAYQVTFAATTPNYVSGTYLVNAHNGEMLKDMVQESSLKISEEYVESVKENKTSNFTSLTGTGKDDLGVTRTFGISKQTSGNYALADYTRGQGIETYDVNYRDITNEESYYPGILATSVSTTFNDPKAVSAHFLATKVYDFYKEKYKRNSFDNKGKKVVSVVHAWDSGGTNDPENWENAFSTNINNISMLLYGDPMVKAFDIAGHEFTHAVTSSESNLEFSGESGAINEALSDIMGTAIEKYINNGEFNWTIGEQTGSTFRNMKNPTAINFSEGLPYPDDYSKYNDLNGEDYGGVHFNSSIINKVAYLMAQGGTHNGVNVNGIGEDRMFDIFYYANTDELNMTSNFSELKLACLKVATNKYGANSIEVQAVQNAFDAAKITGTVKENEKTAENQAPELTVPFTITLRVGDTFDPMRNVKAVDKEDGDLTNKVKHKGDVDTSKPGTYIVEYMVVDSQGRNATATQTVIVEGNGETSDLEPKLTVPVGATIHVGDSFVPMAEVLAIDKEDGDLTSKIKVDGEVDTTKAGTYVLTYTVTDSKGHEVTAKQTVTVKVREEVKNDKPILKVPATTSITEGDQFDPLVGVSATDKEDGDLISKVAYEGTIDTTKAGTYEIIYSVRDSVGNEVNAIQKVLVKDKETSKANGLANKENKSNISNNSNSDKKEYTYKELPKTGVSTTNSAAIGILIIIVGTVLTLVRKFRKIQK, from the coding sequence ATGGGAAATAAAAAAGAAATAGCTATAGTTGCATTAACAACAGGATTCGTTTTAACAAGTGTAACACCATATGGAGTAGGGCATGCAGAGGAAACTGGTCAAATGCAAGTTGAAATTCAAGAGGATTCGTTCCGTACAGGTGATCTGACACAACCATCAAAAAAGGCACCAGAGAATGTAGTGAAAGATGCACTTAAGGAAAATACGGAGCATGCTTTGTCTCCAAAACAAGTTAGTGCAGAAACAGGAGTAGATTACAAGGTTCTTCAAAAACGTGGTTCTTATGATGGAACTACACTTGTGCGCATGCAACAAATATATGAAGGAAAAGAAGTATATGGCCACCAGTTGACTGCTCACGTAGATAAAAAAGGTATTATTAAAAGCATTTCAGGAGCTAGCGCACAAAATTTAACACAAGAAGATTTAAAGAAACCTATTAATTTATCAAAAGAAGAAGCAAAACAATATATTTATAAAAAGTACGGAAACGATACTAAATTTATTTCTGAGCCAGAAGTTAAGGCAGTTATTTTTGTTGATGAAAATCATGGGCAGGCTAGCAATGCATATCAAGTTACATTTGCTGCTACAACACCAAATTATGTATCTGGAACTTATTTAGTGAATGCTCATAATGGTGAAATGTTAAAAGATATGGTACAAGAATCAAGTTTGAAAATAAGTGAAGAGTATGTTGAATCCGTTAAGGAAAATAAAACTAGCAATTTTACATCATTAACTGGAACAGGAAAAGATGATTTAGGCGTAACTCGTACATTTGGTATTTCTAAACAGACCAGTGGGAATTATGCGCTTGCTGATTACACAAGAGGACAAGGAATTGAGACATATGATGTAAATTATAGAGATATTACAAATGAAGAAAGTTATTATCCTGGTATACTAGCAACTAGTGTTTCAACAACATTTAATGATCCAAAGGCGGTAAGCGCTCATTTCTTAGCAACAAAGGTATACGATTTTTATAAAGAAAAATATAAGCGTAATAGTTTTGATAATAAAGGAAAAAAAGTAGTTTCAGTTGTACATGCATGGGATTCTGGAGGAACAAATGATCCTGAAAATTGGGAGAATGCATTTAGTACTAATATTAATAACATTAGTATGCTTTTATATGGAGATCCCATGGTAAAAGCGTTCGATATAGCCGGTCATGAATTTACACATGCAGTTACATCAAGTGAATCTAACCTTGAATTTTCAGGAGAATCTGGGGCAATTAACGAGGCATTATCGGATATTATGGGAACGGCTATAGAGAAATACATAAATAATGGGGAATTTAACTGGACAATAGGAGAACAAACTGGATCGACTTTTCGTAATATGAAAAATCCAACTGCAATTAATTTTTCAGAAGGACTACCGTATCCGGATGATTATAGTAAATATAATGATTTAAATGGAGAGGATTATGGAGGCGTTCATTTTAACTCAAGTATTATTAATAAAGTTGCGTATTTAATGGCACAAGGTGGTACTCATAACGGTGTAAATGTAAATGGTATTGGTGAAGATAGAATGTTTGATATTTTCTATTATGCAAATACTGATGAATTAAATATGACTTCTAATTTCTCTGAATTGAAATTGGCATGCCTTAAAGTGGCAACTAATAAATATGGAGCGAACTCAATTGAAGTTCAAGCAGTCCAAAATGCTTTTGATGCGGCAAAAATTACAGGAACGGTGAAAGAGAACGAAAAAACAGCAGAAAACCAAGCTCCAGAGTTAACTGTACCGTTTACGATTACACTACGTGTAGGTGATACGTTTGATCCAATGAGAAATGTAAAAGCTGTTGATAAAGAAGATGGTGATTTAACAAATAAAGTAAAGCATAAAGGCGATGTAGATACTTCAAAACCAGGTACATACATTGTGGAATACATGGTTGTTGATTCTCAAGGGCGGAATGCAACGGCAACACAGACTGTAATTGTAGAGGGAAATGGAGAAACATCAGATTTAGAACCTAAATTAACAGTGCCTGTTGGAGCGACAATTCATGTTGGAGATTCATTTGTTCCAATGGCAGAAGTATTAGCTATCGATAAAGAAGACGGTGATCTCACTTCTAAAATCAAAGTTGATGGTGAAGTAGATACAACTAAAGCCGGTACTTACGTATTAACGTACACGGTTACAGATTCTAAAGGTCATGAAGTAACGGCGAAGCAAACTGTAACGGTCAAAGTTAGAGAAGAAGTTAAAAATGATAAACCAATACTAAAAGTACCTGCTACAACTTCAATTACTGAGGGTGATCAATTTGATCCATTGGTAGGGGTATCAGCTACTGATAAAGAGGACGGTGACCTTATTTCTAAAGTAGCGTATGAAGGAACTATAGATACAACTAAAGCTGGTACTTATGAAATAATATATAGTGTTAGAGATTCCGTGGGTAATGAGGTAAATGCAATACAAAAAGTATTAGTGAAAGATAAAGAAACTAGCAAAGCTAATGGCCTTGCTAATAAGGAAAATAAGAGTAATATCTCAAACAACAGTAATAGCGATAAAAAAGAATATACATATAAGGAGCTTCCAAAGACGGGTGTAAGTACAACTAACAGTGCAGCAATCGGCATATTGATAATTATTGTAGGCACAGTACTCACTTTGGTTCGCAAATTTAGAAAGATACAAAAATAA
- the yqeK gene encoding bis(5'-nucleosyl)-tetraphosphatase (symmetrical) YqeK has product MLCNDIYSFTPTGKIDNDIKAFLLKYNKEFTYKHSIRVANEAKKIAEKFHVDKEKAAIAGYLHDISGIFPNEERIAVAEEFGVAIVEAERKFPMIIHQKLSRVIAKEIFKIEDEEILNAICCHTTLRKHATKMDLVLFVADKIEWDQKGTPPYLIEIKKELGKSLEKAAFVYISYLWERKDTLKVIHPWLEEAYWDLKRIVQ; this is encoded by the coding sequence ATGTTATGTAATGATATATATTCATTTACTCCAACTGGAAAAATAGACAATGATATTAAAGCTTTTCTACTAAAATATAATAAAGAGTTTACATATAAACATTCAATTCGTGTGGCAAATGAGGCAAAAAAGATTGCAGAAAAGTTTCACGTAGATAAAGAAAAAGCAGCAATTGCAGGATATTTACATGATATTAGTGGCATTTTTCCAAACGAGGAGCGGATTGCAGTTGCTGAAGAATTTGGTGTAGCAATAGTGGAAGCGGAAAGAAAGTTTCCTATGATTATTCATCAAAAATTATCGAGGGTAATCGCAAAAGAAATATTTAAAATCGAAGATGAAGAGATTTTAAATGCAATTTGTTGCCATACAACGTTGCGTAAACATGCAACGAAGATGGATTTAGTATTATTTGTTGCAGATAAAATAGAATGGGATCAAAAAGGGACACCACCATATTTAATAGAAATAAAAAAAGAATTGGGAAAATCTTTGGAAAAAGCAGCTTTTGTATATATTTCATATTTGTGGGAAAGGAAAGATACATTGAAAGTTATACATCCGTGGCTAGAAGAAGCATATTGGGATTTAAAAAGAATTGTACAGTAG
- a CDS encoding D-alanyl-D-alanine carboxypeptidase family protein: protein MQFLKKFAILLLSFFITALIVLYFYLYVNGPIIQAKSAILINANSGEIVYKKNEETPVQSAALSKLMTEYIVLEQLNDKKIQLDDFVQISNEVFRVETSPIQVTSNDKTTVRDLLHALLLAGNNRSALALAEHIAGNEDNFTVLMNKKAKELKLLQPSPFLNSTGINNNTNKQSTTTAIDAAKLAARLVKDFPDVLNITKLTSYQFTFKDSQVFNTNKMIYSLNENIKLQGVDGLQTSFSTNGNYSFVSTAKLGDTRLISVILDADEENISFIETKKLLQYGFDPSSYSALQAFKDALTSWTILLQFKNLIIQTIMIFLIITTLMFLHIRQKKSEDFN from the coding sequence ATGCAATTCTTAAAGAAATTTGCTATTTTATTATTATCTTTTTTTATTACTGCTCTTATCGTTTTATATTTTTATCTTTATGTAAATGGTCCGATTATTCAAGCTAAATCAGCTATTTTAATAAATGCTAATTCAGGTGAAATTGTTTATAAAAAAAATGAAGAAACCCCAGTACAATCAGCTGCTTTATCTAAATTAATGACAGAATATATCGTATTGGAGCAACTAAATGATAAAAAGATACAGTTAGATGACTTCGTACAAATAAGTAACGAAGTTTTCCGAGTAGAAACAAGCCCTATACAAGTAACATCGAATGATAAAACAACGGTTCGTGATTTACTTCATGCATTGCTACTGGCAGGGAATAATCGTTCTGCACTCGCTCTAGCAGAACACATTGCTGGAAATGAAGATAACTTTACAGTATTAATGAATAAAAAAGCAAAAGAACTAAAGTTATTACAACCATCTCCATTTCTAAACTCTACTGGAATTAATAATAATACAAATAAACAATCAACTACAACAGCGATAGACGCAGCTAAACTAGCAGCACGATTAGTAAAAGATTTTCCAGATGTATTGAATATTACGAAACTAACCTCTTACCAATTTACCTTCAAAGATTCCCAGGTTTTCAATACGAATAAAATGATATATTCCCTTAATGAAAACATTAAACTTCAAGGTGTTGATGGCTTACAAACTAGTTTTTCAACTAACGGTAATTATAGTTTTGTCAGTACAGCAAAACTTGGAGATACTAGACTAATTTCAGTAATATTAGATGCAGATGAAGAAAACATTTCATTTATTGAAACAAAAAAGTTGCTCCAGTATGGTTTTGATCCTTCCTCGTACTCTGCACTCCAAGCTTTTAAAGACGCCCTTACATCTTGGACAATATTGCTTCAGTTTAAAAATTTAATTATACAAACTATAATGATTTTTTTAATCATTACCACCTTAATGTTTTTACATATACGTCAGAAAAAATCCGAGGATTTCAATTAA
- a CDS encoding GNAT family N-acetyltransferase has product MIQYKRCSDVNIDLVYEAFKVGFSDYIIKMEVSKGDFIQRFLGPEGNLLEHSFLALEEGKPAGVILGGIKDYESIKTMRCGTLAVHPNYRGIGVSQKLFELHKEEAIQHGCKQLFLEVIVGNDRAIHFYNKLGYEKVYDLSYYNLNDLTKIMNKDCKDIEVKQLEFPTFKDEIQKWLNFHINWQNDIDYIKKTNNVFYGAYVDNDLKGSLCVNKQGKISFIFVDKDYRNIGVGMKLLQVAREELNLSSLSIGFPNNNLLEGFLKKCGFEKNSLAQYEMYLLL; this is encoded by the coding sequence ATGATTCAATATAAAAGGTGTAGTGATGTAAATATTGATTTAGTATATGAAGCTTTTAAAGTTGGATTTTCAGATTACATTATTAAAATGGAAGTTTCAAAAGGGGATTTTATACAACGTTTTTTGGGACCAGAAGGTAATTTGCTAGAACATTCTTTTCTTGCTTTAGAAGAAGGCAAACCTGCTGGCGTAATACTAGGTGGTATAAAGGATTATGAAAGTATTAAGACTATGCGCTGTGGAACATTAGCGGTTCATCCTAATTACCGCGGTATTGGTGTGAGTCAAAAATTATTTGAACTGCATAAAGAAGAGGCGATTCAACATGGATGTAAGCAACTTTTTCTCGAAGTCATTGTAGGAAATGACCGAGCGATTCATTTTTATAATAAGTTGGGCTATGAAAAAGTGTACGATCTTTCTTATTATAATTTAAATGATTTGACTAAAATAATGAATAAAGATTGTAAGGATATTGAAGTAAAACAATTAGAATTTCCAACTTTTAAAGATGAAATTCAGAAATGGTTAAACTTCCATATAAATTGGCAAAATGATATTGATTATATCAAAAAAACAAATAATGTATTTTATGGTGCATATGTCGATAATGACTTAAAAGGCTCTCTATGTGTAAATAAACAAGGTAAAATTAGTTTTATTTTCGTAGACAAAGATTATAGAAATATTGGTGTTGGGATGAAATTATTACAAGTAGCAAGAGAAGAATTAAATTTATCAAGTTTATCAATTGGGTTTCCTAACAATAATTTACTGGAAGGTTTTCTTAAGAAATGTGGATTTGAAAAGAATTCTTTAGCGCAATATGAAATGTATTTATTACTCTAA
- a CDS encoding sensor histidine kinase: protein MRNEAFDILKDIPKWKLIFWLLLAITLTPITELIIYRLVTSVIESSLTLTELGKEFIRIFGYEKYKGIKESLWMMIVSYLFLFSIFSSYLYIFYRHEKKLYYETCIKKMIEEIRYIANGNFNHKVSIVNHNYLEELAIGVNEIVEQLKVSIDEERQAEQAKSELITNVSHDLRTPLTSIVGYVNLIHHDNYRDEVELRYYIQVIYDKVTRLNALMNDLFEYTRVQNKELSLYSVPIDIVELLGQLTVQFRIQVQEANIECRPSFPSQKLMVLADGDKLVRVFENLIINAIAYGSEGRYIDLTAYESNNMITIDITNYGQPIPSTDLPHIFERFYRVEKSRSTNTGGSGLGLAIAKSIVELHKGTIEVYSDDEKTTFTVKLLPYKC from the coding sequence TTGAGAAATGAAGCATTTGATATATTAAAAGATATTCCTAAATGGAAACTTATTTTTTGGCTTTTATTAGCTATCACACTCACTCCTATTACTGAACTAATTATTTATCGCCTCGTTACGAGTGTAATTGAAAGTTCACTTACTCTAACCGAACTCGGTAAAGAATTCATTCGAATTTTTGGTTATGAAAAGTATAAAGGGATTAAAGAGTCTTTATGGATGATGATTGTATCTTATTTGTTTTTATTTTCTATTTTTTCATCCTATCTTTACATTTTTTATCGTCACGAGAAAAAACTTTATTATGAAACTTGTATAAAAAAAATGATAGAAGAAATTCGTTATATTGCAAATGGAAACTTCAATCATAAAGTTTCTATTGTAAATCATAATTATCTAGAAGAATTAGCAATCGGGGTCAATGAAATTGTTGAACAATTAAAAGTCTCAATTGATGAAGAAAGACAAGCGGAACAAGCAAAAAGTGAACTTATTACAAATGTATCACATGACTTACGCACTCCCCTTACTTCTATAGTTGGATACGTAAATTTAATCCATCATGATAATTATAGAGATGAAGTGGAATTGCGATACTATATTCAAGTCATTTACGATAAAGTAACTCGTCTTAATGCATTAATGAATGACTTGTTCGAATATACACGTGTTCAAAATAAAGAATTAAGCTTGTATTCTGTTCCTATTGATATTGTAGAGTTACTTGGACAATTAACTGTTCAATTCCGCATACAGGTTCAAGAAGCTAATATAGAATGTCGGCCTTCTTTCCCGTCTCAAAAGCTCATGGTATTAGCTGATGGTGACAAATTAGTGCGTGTGTTTGAAAATCTTATTATAAACGCTATCGCTTATGGAAGCGAAGGTCGCTATATTGACCTTACTGCTTATGAAAGTAATAATATGATTACAATTGATATAACAAATTACGGACAACCTATTCCTAGTACGGATTTACCTCATATTTTTGAACGTTTTTATCGCGTTGAGAAATCTCGCTCTACAAACACTGGTGGATCTGGACTTGGATTAGCAATTGCAAAAAGTATAGTCGAATTGCATAAAGGAACAATTGAAGTATATAGTGATGACGAAAAAACAACATTCACTGTAAAACTACTCCCATACAAATGTTAA